From the Drosophila willistoni isolate 14030-0811.24 chromosome 2L unlocalized genomic scaffold, UCI_dwil_1.1 Seg168, whole genome shotgun sequence genome, the window AATTTTTCGATATTtgtaatatttataattttttttacccAGACAAACTCTAATGTCAAAAACTTATTTGATTTTCCGAATTTTGTCTGTTTCTTTCTCGTTATTGTTAGTATACAACAGTTGGCTTAGAATCCGATactaatatttttttattatctttATTCGTTTCGTTTTCGCAGCTAATTTGTATATACAGTGTACATAGAGATGAGCACACAAACTCGTTCAGGTGGCGGAGGAGGTGGAGGCAATCGCACTcagaaaaaatcaaattccGGCAATTCTGGTGGCAGTGGTAACCACCATCATGATGCAGCTGGCTCACATCAAACCGCCGCTGCTACCGAGAAGAAACAGCAGCAGACAGAGAAACCAGAGAAGGCACAACCGAAGGCCACCACGGAACAGTTGCGTATTGCCCAGATAACCAATAGCACAACAGAGGACCCTCAGATCAATGAGAAAGTAACCCTATTGCTGACCATGACTCAACGTTCCGAAGAAGAAGTTTGTTGCGCCCTCAATGAGTGTGACTACGATTTGGAGGCAGCAGCAAATTTTTTGATCGAAATTCTGCCACAGGCAAGTTGATTAGATGACCGTTTATTTCtctttatcattattattattactttcCGTTGGGCAGGGTGCTTTCGCAAAGTACGAGAAAAAACGCAAGAATAAGGCTTCAAATGCCTCTGGAACCGATGGTACTGTAGGTGATGGTGATTGGGCGGATGGCAATGCAAATGCTGCCGATAGGCGAGAGAAATCGCGTAATCGCAGTGCCAATCGTGGAGGACGCGGAGGTACTGATAGTCGAGGCTGTAAGTTTTACCACTCGGGGGAATGCAAAAGTTTTAACATAATAATTTTGTCTTAACGAAAAATTATAGTGGGTATACTGTTTATCCTATCGGTTACATAACTAATATTAATTGaaagttaattttaattgattctGATAATCACATCAGCTTAACGATACtaatatgtattttaaataGATTTTGTATTGTTTATGAAATATCGATCCGattatttaaatattccatcgtagaaaattatttcatttaagtTAAATATTGCCCATTTATAGAATTTTTCTCCAATTCAATTGCATTCCCTTGACTAGTTAACTAGTTGATGTAAAGGATAATCAACTCTTTCATTTTCtggcaaataaaattataggGCGCGGCAGAGAGGCACGTGAGAATGATCGCAATAACCGTGAATCTCGCGGAGGTGGTAATACCGGGGAACGGATTGATGAACGTACCAACGACAATTATCGCGGCCAGCGAAATGGAGGCAGAAGTGGACTCGGTGGCGGAGGACGAGGTGGTGGCTACGTCTCACGATCGGGTCGAGGAGGTGGTCGCATGGGCGTACGTAGTGGTGGACCACGAGGTGAAcgcagcggtggcagcggaGGAGGCTATGGTGTTGGTAGCGGCGGACGGAGCGGTGGTATTTCTAACGAAGATCACCATGAAGTGGAACTGTGGGACAATACCATTGCCCAAAATGCTgaaaagcagcagcagtcgcATGATGATGCATGGGGTGATTGGAATAACGAGGAGTACGAGGGTTCACTAAAGGACAGTAAAGTGTTTACTACCAGTAATCTGGTCACACAGACAACGGGTAGTGTGGTTAGTGGCGAATTGTCGGCTCCTCCAGGCCTGGAGTCTTCTAGTGCTTTGGAGGACGGTAGTGGGCCTTCAGCAGTGCAACCGACGTCAGCACTATCGGGATCAACAACAACGCCGCTATTGCAATATAGCGCAGCTGTGAGCAATCCACCGCCCCAACTGCAACCAAACCAGAGTACGCAGAACTCCAGCAGCGCTGCTGGTGTGGCAGCCAGTACCAGCTCCTCGTCTTCGCCGTTCGTTTCAACCGCCTCAGATACATTCTCAAGCGCTGCATCGGCGGCAGCAACTTTGGTGCAGCAGGCTCAGcttcagcagcaacaacagcatcagcaggCAACGCCTATCAAGCCGTCAGCAACGCTGTCGGTGGAACAATCTCAGTATTTCAATTCTCTATCCTCTCAAGGCGGCAGTCCTGGGGCTTCAGTTGCCCAAAATGCCGCGTATGCGAATGTGTTTGCCTCGGCTCCCGGCACAGCTCAAGATCCCAACCAGCAACAGCCGCAGGTACGACGGGCTCGCGTTAAATTGCCGCCGCCTTCCAAGATACCATCGAGCGCTGTGGAAATGCCTGGCGATAATGCTCTTAATAACATTGGATATCTTGATGTGCAGTTTGGAGGTCTGGATTTTGGTCCAGACGACAGTTTCGATGCTATTCCAGAGAAGTTTAGCGGTGTAGCTGTTGGGGGTGTTGGCGGTATTGAGAGCCAACAGCAACCAGTGCAAGTGGATGACTATCAAAGCAAatcccagcagcagcagtcggCTCTGGCAGCAGGACTGCAAACTTCCCAGATAGtaatacaaaatttgttttcattttggcTCTTATTTATACCTTCTCTTATTAGTTACAGGGAGATGCCTTAAGTTCGGCAGGTTATGCAACGCGTGCTTCttcacagcagcagcaaagttCCGGGTCATCTGTGAATTCCGGCTCAAGTGCTTTAGATCAACTGACAAAGAATGATCCATATGGACAGGTGACCGGTGGAAATGGCGGTGCTGtcgctgctgccgccgctgtGTATCAAAATGTCTATCAAGCCAGTTCGGTCAATAAGGCAAACAATGCTTATCAGAGTGCTGCTCAAGGTGTGGGCTACAACAGTTCTAGCTACACGAATGTCCAATCTTCGGTGGCGAACAGCTATCAGCCTCAGGGATACGCCTCCTATCAGCCAAATGCGGTCAATTCctatcagcaacagcagcaacaacagacTAGCTCTGGAGGCACTGTATCGGTCAGCGGTGTAGCTGGCAGCGGCGGATCTGCAACACAAAACATTCCGGTCGGTGTCGGCAGTGGCAACCAAAATAACTCCAGGTATGTTTCTGAAGGCAAATAAGTTATTACTCTGTTGCCATCATTCTAATTTTGTTACCCATTTCGTTTGCTCTAACCAACAATTCAATATGTTTTTTAACTTACCGCAATCACCCATTTACCATATTATGTGCCTTTGCCCCCCCTGCCTCCTTTTGACTTGCATTCAATGACAGCGCTAATGCGAATTCCGCATATCTCACATCGGGCTATTCTACACCACAAAGTGCTTACCAATCTAGCCAGAGTGTCTATGGCAGCGCTGGCCTCTCCAATAGCAGCGGGTAAGTAgtcattattttctttaaccGCCTTTCTCTTTTTCAAATGTGCATGTTTCATCAATTTTAagtttcggttttttgttATAATATAGCAAAAGTAGTTCCTATCACATCAAGTGATACATTCAAAGTATATTGCTATAACACATTTAAACATTGATATATGGTCAAATACATATAAAGGGTTCTTAAGACATTTTACTGTTTTTTTAACTACTCTTGTGGTCGATTTAATAATTACTACATAAGCAAACCTTCATTTTGCTAAcgaatttaacattttaatttaattatatgaATATTCGAAAGCCTTAGATAAATCAAATTACGAAAGAGTTGTTAGAGGAACATTTACTTTCTTCGAACCTTTTTCCACCTTTCCCCTTCACACTCTATCGTGGGGCAAACAATTTTATCCTTACGTGGTTCGCCCAAAAAAGGGCCGTTTAAGATCGGTCTGGAAACTCCTCAAAAATGACTTTTCTCTGTCCAGCTCCTGACAGTAAAGAGCAACGGATCCACAAAGCAAAAAGATCCACTACGTGCCACCCAtgttgtatatacatatatttgtacatttgttttgtttttatgtttgcTTGTTTGGGCTCTTCAGGTTTGCTGGCAGCGCAAGCAACTCGTCGTCACAGTATGGCAATTTTAGTGCAAGCGCCAAGCTTAAAGATGCCACGACAGCCGGCGGTGGGACACATTACGACAGGTAAGCGAAAGCTTTCTTTTTGCATGTCTACTAATGAGTGGTTTTTAATTATTGATTGAACAAAATCGACTCAATCctaaacatttgactgttTCTTTCAGTGTTTCGACCAGCAGCGGTGTTAGTAGCAGCAGTGGAAGCACTGGCAACGGAGCTGGAGGAATCGCTAGCAGCACAACGGGGGCCAACCAAGCGGTAGTGTCAAACAGTAAGTTAAAGAAAAAGGAGGAAAGaagtatatttattattatatattataatttacaaaaatacCAACATTAATCTAGCCAACAATAATGTCAGTGGTAGCAGCACGACCAGTAGTGTTGCGGCAGGTGGTAATAACAGCCAGGTTGGCGTCGGTGTTAGCCAAAGTGGCGTTGCCAGCTCCATGACAGGTGTAAGTACCGGAGTTGTAGGTGTGACAGGAAGTTCTACTGTTGGCGTAGGCGTTGGAGttggcagcaacaacaataccaACAGCTCGGCTGTTGCACAAACATCTGCCGGGAGCGTAGCAGTGCTTGCCTCCCTTACCAACaagaacagcagcagcagtaacagcagtggcagcggctcGGGCGTCACAACAGCGGGCAGCGCTGGTGGAGGCGGCGGTAATAGCGGCGCTGGAACTGGTGCTGGTAGTGGTGGTGGAAGCGGCGGCGGCTTAGTGCCCACCAACATCCAAATGGTTAGTCAATATATTCAGACTGGATTGCCATGCTATCAGCATCCAGTTTATTCCTACGAGGAATTACAAATGATGCAACAGAGAGTGCCACATGTGGTGAGTTCATGGAGAAAAGCAAAACCCAAACCAACcaacaagttaaaaaaaaacaatcaaaacCATCCGTCAACGTCGAATTatcaaagcaaaaacaaaaattcaaccGATCATCTTGAATCGACTAATGTGTTTAATGTTCAAAATTTCATTCTTGTTCttaaaataacaataacatcAAGTACATAGAGCTCGCCTCCCTTTCTCGTCTGGCCGCTCTGTTCTGCATATACTTATGTATTCGGTTTTTAAAGAAGAAAACTAGTATTTTTATTCATTGGTCCATTTTTTCCTACATTGTTTGTCCGAGAAATATAACTTAAAcagataaaaaaaacatttgttgtTTAGAAAAAGTGGACATTACTCAAGggtatttaattatttatatatatatatatatatatatatatatatatacacatatatacatacatattggtaatattatatatatatatagatatatatatatgtataaaaactAGGTTACATGCCTGTAAATTCATCACCATAGATAAAAGTTCACTTTAATGCTTCAAGTTTTTCTcaattcttaaaaactatactTAGAACCAGGAAGCGAAAAAcgaatttaaatatttctctCCAACCTAGTAGTAGAACCAACCAGAATAAAATAATGGATTTTCTTCTGCCGAACCTAGTATATATTCACATGTATAGACATACACATTGTATACAAACTAATACCGATATAAGTGTGTGTtctttgtgtgtatgtgtgtgtttgtttgtttgtttgtttttttttttatacaaccatatattttaatatattagtaatcaaaattttcttcaatttatTCTACTCCATTAAAATAAgacaattaaattttaaaaggcCGAAAAACACCAAATCCGCATCATTTACATagtttttcattcatttcatccATTTATCATAACAATCACATTACATATAGCTTACTTACTCTATGTGTAATCGGTTCTTGGTCCAGCTCTTATCCATGCTTCCTCCTCTTGTTTGCTTTTGGCACTCCATTATGAAACTAATTGGCAATTCTCACACTCATTAATAAATAAGCTTTAACTAACTCACTAACTTATACgagaaattatttaatttcactttgGTTTAGGGTGAGATTTAATAAATTCCTCTTCCCTTAACACAGACCGACAATACCctataattacaaaaaaaaaaattttgcatCGCGTATTGATAGTTTTTCTCCGAAAAAAATGTTACTTAAAttcaagtttttaaaataatatgaTAGATGGAAGTGTTATCCACATATTGGTAATATTTATAAGAAAAGTTTCTAAAGATTTATACTTTTTCGATTATCAAAGGTTATAGATATTTTGTCGGCCTGTGTATTTGATACTCCTTGCCATTTCCTACAACAACTACTAATACTCAAAATGTATTCTGCTAATCGAACAAAACATTTAtggtttaatttgtttctttttttttttttttaacttattaaaaaacttataattttgctttgttttttgtgcGCAAAACGGGTTTGCCAGACTGACTGTCATATATTTTCATCACAGTTACAGTCGGGCAAAGCTGCTTTTATATTCACCAACAATTTTATGCATCTAAATTTCAAATACGATGATTTAATTCCTAACATGTTTGATTACCGTTGCAGCAAGGATATTACGATTTGAACTACACACCAACTAGCTTGGGCGCTGGTCGTGATAATATAGGTTCAGTGGCATACTCAACCATGACTGATGGACGCTTCGCGCGCACCGACAATAACTCCAGTCCTGTTAGCAATGTGAGTTTGGTATGAGCTGTATAATTTTCAGTTTGTTCATATAATATGCAAATTGTCCATATCTATCCTTCTGTTTCTGCATTTCCAGATTAATAATATGTCTTGAAAAGCAAACACAGATCCCAAATCCACAAAATATGGGAATTAATTAGTCTTTCATGTCACAAATTAATCCttgatttttatgtttttcgtACTTAGGTGTCTAGCACAATGTCGCAACAAGCGGGGTCCAGTGCGCCCATGCTGAATGTTCCTTATGCCTATTTTTATGGTGGCAATGTAATGCCCGGTGGTTTTCAATATGGCACTCCTGCCATTTATCCAGTGAGTTTTATCCCAACCCTTCATTTTACAATAAAACTTTTTGCAGCAATAATTTAAACGAATTACGTTTATAGCAACAAATACCAGCAGCAAATACTGCGTCGGGTGGACAATTCCCGAAACCTTCGTATAGCGCTGGTTACGGGTCGACTAACTACGATACACTCTCCCAGAACACACAGGACTATAGCAAAGGCGGCTACTCTTCAAGCGTCAATCAGCAAAGTAAGACTCAAGCCGTTTCTAATCAACCGCAATCGGGTACTGGTTCTGATCTGACTTCGTCAATGTACGGCAAGGGACATGTGGCGCTAAACAAAGTTAATGTAAGTACTACATTGAAGTTAGCTCGACGCACTATTTTGTTATTCTCTCGTTATAGTCATATGAAAAGCAGAGTTTCCATTCGGGTACACCTCCACCATTTAATATGGCAAACACACAAACTGCCGGAGGCACTTCGGCCCAACCATATGGCATGTATCTGCCAATGCCAGCCGCTGGGCATCATAACATGATACATCAGCCCATACACCAGGTAAAGCGAGAAGATATTAAATATGAAGATCAGCAAGTTCAACTTGTCTATGGCCAAATGTGGCACAAAGAAACAGACGAATATGCCACCAATACTAGTGGTACAGTCACGACTGCTGGTGATCAGATTAATAATGGTGGTGGGGGCATaattgataataataatattgatgACTTTGAGCAAACTGTCCACCGCTACATTCAAGACGATGTCAATGGCATATCGTTTTTTGCCGATTGAGCAACAATCAGATATCTTTTTCGCATATTTTACAtcttaaatttaactttttaatattGCATGTTATGCCAGcttattatgttttttataatcATTGTAAGTTTGCTAAAAAATAATATCACTTTTTGGTTTTGCGGGCTatgcaaatacaaatataccATTACCGGAGTTACTTCATTATTAATTTATCCATATGTGTGTCTGCTTCCATGTTAACCAACAAGTACTTTTGTCCTTGCAGCAACATAAAGCTTGCTTGTCCTTGACATGTATCCTTTTCTCAACTTATAGCATTCAGTATCTTTAACAATGCACAACTTGAAAcatttattgttgttaataATAGGCGAACAGCCTATTATTGAAAAATGCTGTTATGCTTATTAACTATTCTAGGCTCAAAAAAAACTAGCGTGAcaacaataattatttttgatatatGACATGTTGGTCTCCACTATGTGTTTCATACGTTTGTATAATATATACACTTTAAATGTCATACCTTGAAAAAACAATGCTgctatttgaaaaaatttctttttaccGAAATTatgtttcatgttttttttttttttaatgtacaTTAAAACAGTATCATTTCTGAACAGCATTTTAAAACACTTTgttacaataaaaaaaaaaaaaaaaacattctgcTATGCGATGTTTGCAATGCATTCGCATCGTCACCACTCCATAATTAATATTATGTCTGGAACTTCtgctacaaaacaaaatttaaatatatcaaaatGGCCAGTGGTGTTCACCCTTCATGTCCAAatacatttcaattttattctgatatttgtttttgtaaaattatgatttattaattttaaccaTGCATTTATTTTGCTCAAAAGCGTAGCTAACTTTCTTCCTGCCTATATAAATGTAGCTTCAGTAATAACTACGGCATATTCGCAATTAACCTAACTCTCTGCtgtataatattatattttttctgttgtaAATTGTTATCTAGCTATTGGCAATTTCGTGCATTTTCGCTTAGTCTTctactatatgtatatttgttaaTGGGTTTGGGGTGGTTCTATTCTTCATGTTTTTGTACCTTGTAAACTTAAGTTAGAAAAAAGCATGAAATagttctttctttctcttgttGTGCCGACTCTTTattctttataatttcttttgattttttttattgggaCAACATTAGATGGACGGCAGGATTCATAGCTCATCCCGCCGGGTAagtttctttgttgttgttttgcagtttgtttagtttttggatCTTTTGTTTGTAAATGGTATAAGTACATCGCTAATCAACCCCAGCACTCCATTAACTAACCTATACACAATTTTGtaattactttttttcttttaattttcacatttcatatatacatacatacagaaatcataattttttGGATGATGACACTAGAGAGTGTTTGATACAACTCGATTATAtcaaaaaattgatatgcaAAAATATCATGCTGGCAGTATATTCATATATGGATAATAAGCTATATGCAAAATGAATTGTATTCATGTGAATACTAACCAACACAtgcaaatataaattatatatatagatctCAGCTAAGCTATACTGatagtatttagtatttaaattcatttgctTTGTGCAATTCGTAATCATATCTCAGTTGAGTGATTTCACCGTTCAATTGTCTATTTTGCAGGATTCGAACAGCGCTGGCCAGCGCCAACAGTCAAGCAGCCAATCGAAGTCAGCCGGCAAGCAAGGCTATTCACCCTCGTACTGGACCGGACAGAACTAGCTTCCGGAGAATACAATTTGGCGTCCCCTGCAGATAACATTGCAGCCAAGTGGCGCAAGTCGAGCTAGCGAATTTTATAGCATTCGCCCTACAAACACCACCACATCCACGCCCATTAACTTTTTTAACAAGAAATCGTTGCCTATAACTCATACAACCACTACAATTACAACAACCTCAGCAGCTGTCAATGCTCCAAGAACAACGACTATAACAACAGAAGCAATAACAAATGTAGCCACAGCCAGAAAcaccacaacaacagcaacagcttcAGCTTCAGCAGCAACTGCTGTACCAAGCACACCCAATCAGTTATTGATGCTCGTTAAGAAGCAAACACGTAATGTTGAGACCGATGAGGAGCAGCATTCATCGGACGATGATTATCTAATGTACGAGGATAAGAGATCATATTTTACTTAATAAGAGAATGAACAATAGAATGAAAAAGATGTTTTTACGACAAACTTGCAATGCGCCAGCACCAGCTCTTTCCGACACTCCCGCTTCTTCGAACATAAATATAACTATATATGaatatagttatatatataaaatttataggAAATATATGCGCATATACACATGGCAAACTTTTTTGAGAAATTCTAAATTCTCAGAATTTTTCGgtctcccacacacacacttacacaaaCATACAGCAACATCCACATAAATATACCAATTACCATttcatacaaataaaattacaaaGATTAAAGGCGTAAAACGATTTAAACAAAagatgaaacaaaaataacagaTTTAAgtcaaaagtaaattaaaaattatatatatatattaaaaacgaaaaacaaatacaaaacgTAACGtgaatgagaaaaaaaaaacaaaattaattattgtaATCGGTTTAaacttatatgtataattataaCCTTAATATTTAAACTAAATACAAGAAAAGAAGATACGATTAAATCCAAACAAAATGCAAGAAAATATCACTCTCTTTTATTTGTTGATAATGAAATCTTGGAACTGGTGAAATAACTTTCAAATCTAATAACCACTTATTAATATTTTCCGATCAGCAGA encodes:
- the LOC6652190 gene encoding protein lingerer isoform X4, giving the protein MSTQTRSGGGGGGGNRTQKKSNSGNSGGSGNHHHDAAGSHQTAAATEKKQQQTEKPEKAQPKATTEQLRIAQITNSTTEDPQINEKVTLLLTMTQRSEEEVCCALNECDYDLEAAANFLIEILPQGAFAKYEKKRKNKASNASGTDGTVGDGDWADGNANAADRREKSRNRSANRGGRGGTDSRGWRGREARENDRNNRESRGGGNTGERIDERTNDNYRGQRNGGRSGLGGGGRGGGYVSRSGRGGGRMGVRSGGPRGERSGGSGGGYGVGSGGRSGGISNEDHHEVELWDNTIAQNAEKQQQSHDDAWGDWNNEEYEGSLKDSKVFTTSNLVTQTTGSVVSGELSAPPGLESSSALEDGSGPSAVQPTSALSGSTTTPLLQYSAAVSNPPPQLQPNQSTQNSSSAAGVAASTSSSSSPFVSTASDTFSSAASAAATLVQQAQLQQQQQHQQATPIKPSATLSVEQSQYFNSLSSQGGSPGASVAQNAAYANVFASAPGTAQDPNQQQPQVRRARVKLPPPSKIPSSAVEMPGDNALNNIGYLDVQFGGLDFGPDDSFDAIPEKFSGVAVGGVGGIESQQQPVQVDDYQSKSQQQQSALAAGLQTSQILQGDALSSAGYATRASSQQQQSSGSSVNSGSSALDQLTKNDPYGQVTGGNGGAVAAAAAVYQNVYQASSVNKANNAYQSAAQGVGYNSSSYTNVQSSVANSYQPQGYASYQPNAVNSYQQQQQQQTSSGGTVSVSGVAGSGGSATQNIPVGVGSGNQNNSSANANSAYLTSGYSTPQSAYQSSQSVYGSAGLSNSSGFAGSASNSSSQYGNFSASAKLKDATTAGGGTHYDSVSTSSGVSSSSGSTGNGAGGIASSTTGANQAVVSNTNNNVSGSSTTSSVAAGGNNSQVGVGVSQSGVASSMTGVSTGVVGVTGSSTVGVGVGVGSNNNTNSSAVAQTSAGSVAVLASLTNKNSSSSNSSGSGSGVTTAGSAGGGGGNSGAGTGAGSGGGSGGGLVPTNIQMVSQYIQTGLPCYQHPVYSYEELQMMQQRVPHVQGYYDLNYTPTSLGAGRDNIGSVAYSTMTDGRFARTDNNSSPVSNVSLVSSTMSQQAGSSAPMLNVPYAYFYGGNVMPGGFQYGTPAIYPQQIPAANTASGGQFPKPSYSAGYGSTNYDTLSQNTQDYSKGGYSSSVNQQSKTQAVSNQPQSGTGSDLTSSMYGKGHVALNKVNSYEKQSFHSGTPPPFNMANTQTAGGTSAQPYGMYLPMPAAGHHNMIHQPIHQDSNSAGQRQQSSSQSKSAGKQGYSPSYWTGQN